From one Lolium rigidum isolate FL_2022 chromosome 4, APGP_CSIRO_Lrig_0.1, whole genome shotgun sequence genomic stretch:
- the LOC124706907 gene encoding protein phosphatase 2C 53-like has translation MDALGAALAPLALADAPDTPHDPGSACGSPCSVASDCSSVASADFDGLLSPSAASSSAGPPSLVSDDLPAAATDSSPTCGGRSVFALDSPPRWGLESIQGRRPEMEDAAAVVPRFHRVPLWMVADAAAADGLDRASFRLPAHFFAVYDGHGGAQVAHYCRDRLHVALAEDLRAAEERVACGEDDFNSLDAKKRWEKAFVDCFCRVDAEVGARPVAPDAVGSTAVVALVCSSHIIVANCGDSRAVLCRGKEPLPLSLDHKPNREDEYARIEALGGKVIQWNGYRVLGVLAMSRSIGDRYLKPYIIPVPEVTLVARARNDECLILASDGLWDVLSNEEVCDAARKRILLWHKKNATSSPSSSAVARGSCDDGASPDPAAQAAAEYLSRLALQKGSKDNITVLVVDLKVHRRFRSKT, from the exons ATGGACGCCCTAGGCGCCGCGCTGGCGCCGCTCGCCCTCGCCGACGCCCCGGACACGCCGCACGACCCAGGGTCCGCGTGCGGGAGCCCCTGCTCCGTCGCCAGCGACTGCAGCAGCGTCGCATCGGCCGACTTCGACGGCCTCCTCTCCCCCTCCGCCGCCTCATCCTCCGCGGGCCCGCCCTCGCTCGTCTCCGACGACCTGCCCGCGGCCGCCACCGACTCCAGCCCCACCTGCGGCGGCAGGAGCGTCttcgccctcgactccccgccgCGCTGGGGGCTCGAGTCCATCCAAGGCCGCCGCCCGGAGatggaggacgccgccgccgtcgtcccgCGCTTCCACCGCGTCCCGCTCTGGATGGTCGCCGACGCCGCGGCGGCCGACGGCCTCGACCGCGCGTCCTTCCGCCTGCCCGCGCACTTCTTCGCGGTCTacgacggccacggcggcgcccAGGTCGCCCACTACTGCCGGGACAGGCTCCACGTCGCGCTCGCCGAGGACCTGCGCGCCGCCGAGGAGCGCGTCGCGTGCGGCGAAGACGACTTCAACTCCCTGGACGCCAAGAAGCGGTGGGAGAAGGCGTTCGTGGACTGCTTCTGCCGCGTCGACGCCGAGGTCGGCGCGCGGCCCGTGGCTCCGGACGCGGTCGGGTCGACGGCGGTGGTCGCATTGGTCTGCTCGTCGCACATCATCGTCGCCAACTGCGGGGACTCGCGAGCCGTGCTCTGCCGGGGCAAGGAGCCATTGCCTCTGTCTCTGGATCACAAG CCAAACCGGGAAGACGAGTACGCGAGGATCGAGGCCCTCGGCGGCAAGGTCATTCAGTGGAATGGGTACCGAGTTCTCGGCGTTCTTGCCATGTCGCGCTCCATTG GGGACAGATACCTGAAGCCTTACATAATCCCCGTCCCCGAGGTCACACTTGTAGCTCGTGCAAGAAACGACGAGTGCCTGATCCTCGCGAGCGACGGCCTCTGGGACGTGCTATCAAACGAAGAGGTCTGTGATGCTGCCCGCAAGCGGATACTGCTGTGGCACAAGAAGAACGCCACatcgtcgccctcctcctccgctgtCGCCCGAGGAAGCTGCGACGACGGTGCCTCGCCGGACCCTGCCGCACAGGCGGCCGCCGAGTACCTGTCCAGGCTTGCTCTCCAGAAGGGGAGCAAGGACAACATCACCGTCCTCGTGGTCGACCTCAAGGTGCACAGGCGGTTCAGGAGCAAGACCTGA
- the LOC124706906 gene encoding LOW QUALITY PROTEIN: eukaryotic translation initiation factor 5B-like (The sequence of the model RefSeq protein was modified relative to this genomic sequence to represent the inferred CDS: deleted 2 bases in 1 codon), translating to MGRKKNVVIDDDQYSIPQDDDATAAAEKAKPAKKGGKKGKKGGKSAAHDDDDDYEPAAPPPPVADEDGDEPINLVFTGKKKKKKGGAGGGMSAFDALAAAEDEDGEDEAPAASSTAASTAELEADRSDLGDDDLDFDFSKAKKKKKKGKGARPSTPDEDDDDYEPAPPPPEEDEEELAVPAAKKPQKKKKKKGGFTVDDEDIDKLLAEMEDPPQPATQEAEPEEAKGVESVAAPDADDAGGKKSKKKKKKGGFTVDDEDIDKLLAEIEDQPAPAEEPEPKAAQEEVTVAAAARVVDDAEGKKSKKKKKKSGRTAQEEEDLDKLLAELGEGPPAPEKEKPSQAPPSAPAVKEDEEDGNAEQKAGEGEVESAAAKKKKKKKEKEKEKKAAAKGERLKEEEKEVEVPKGKVDMKKLPKHVREMQEALAKRQEAEERKKKEEEERLRKEEEERLRKEEEERKAEEAKKRKKEREKEKLLKKKLEGKLLTGKQKEEAKRLEAMRRQFLEQSEVQVADGAAPEIKKKPKYESKKKKTQTKASESLKVAEEQQPEVNEANIDEEEYVMVDQESQSQVEESETKTEPDQEAEESKQEEEEDEDDWDAKSWDDIDVNLPKTNAFEEEEEKEEKPVTVPTVPAVKNVAPPVNKNSKKSENEDAGPSNGVTTKRNKGKKGSSSKDDDTKNDSNLRSPICCILGHVDTGKTKLLDCIRRTNVQEGEAGGITQQIGATYFPTENIRERTRELKADATLKVPGLLVIDTPGHESFSNLRSRGSSLCDIAILVVDIMHGLEPQTIESLNLLKDREAVFIVALNKVDRLYGWKPCPNAPIGKALRQQNEDVKMEFNTRLTDIVTQFKMQGVNTALYYKNKEMEDTFNIVPTSALSGEGIPDLLLLLVQWAQKTMEEKLTFVDEVQCTVLEVKVIEGHGTTVDVVLVNGMLHEGDQIVVCGMQGPIVTTIRALLTPHPMKELRVKGTYLHHKKIRAAQGIKISAQGLEHAIAGTALYAVRPDEDIEDLKDAVMEEMARVRNRIDKSGEGVYVQASTLGSLEALTEFLKSPAVNIPFCDFSIGPVHKKDVMKASVMLERKKEYATILAFDVKVMPDARDLAEESGVKIFVADIIYHLFDQFTAYIKNVKEEKKKESAEEAVFPCVLKIMPNCVFNKKDPIVLGVDILEGIAKIGTPICIPSKEFIDIGKIASIEINHKQVDTATKGQKVAIKIIGTNSDEQQKSFGRHFEMEDELVSHITRRSIDLLKANYRDELSLDDWKLVAKLKKILNIP from the exons ATGGGGCGCAAGAAGAATGTCGTCATCGACGACGACCAGTACTCCATCCCGCAGGACGACGACGCGACGGCCGCCGCGGAGAAGGCGAAGCCggccaagaagggcggcaagaagggcaagaagggcggcaagtccGCCgcgcacgacgacgacgacgactacgagcccgccgctcccccgccgccggtAGCCGATGAGGACGGGGACGAGCCGATCAACCTCGTCTTCAccggcaagaagaagaagaagaagggcggcgccggcggcgggatgAGCGCCTTCGACGCCCTCGCGGCCGCGGAggacgaggacggcgaggacgaggcccccgccgcctcctccactgcCGCCAGCACCGCCGAGCTGGAGGCCGATAGGTCCGATCTCGGGGACGACGACCTCGATTTCGACTTCAGCAaggccaagaagaagaagaagaagggcaagGGGGCTCGCCCGTCCAcccccgacgaggacgacgacgactacgagcccgcccctcctcctcccgaggaggacgaggaggagctggCCGTGccggcggccaagaagccgcaaaagaagaagaaaaagaagggcGGGTTCACTGTGGACGACGAGGACATCGACAAGCTCCTGGCTGAGATGGAGGATCCTCCACAGCCAGCAACACAGGAGGCCGAGCCTGAGGAGGCTAAGGGTGTGGAATCTGTGGCTGCCCCTGATGCGGATGATGCCGGTGGAAAGAagtcgaagaagaagaaaaagaagggaGGATTTACTGTGGACGATGAGGACATTGACAAGCTCCTCGCAGAGATAGAGGACCAGCCTGCTCCCGCCGAGGAGCCTGAGCCCAAGGCAGCGCAGGAGGAAGTTACTGTGGCTGCTGCCGCCAGGGTGGTGGATGATGCTGAAGGGAAGAAatcgaagaagaaaaagaagaagagcggGAGGACAGCACAGGAGGAGGAGGATTTAGATAAGCTTCTTGCTGAGCTTGGTGAAGGCCCTCCTGCACCAGAGAAGGAGAAACCATCCCAGGCGCCACCTTCCGCTCCAGCAGtgaaggaggatgaggaggatggCAATGCAGAGCAGAAGGCTGGGGAAGGAGAGGTGGAGTCCGCTGCAgccaagaagaaaaagaagaagaaggaaaaggagaaggagaagaaggcagCAGCAAAGGGGGAGAGGTTa aaggaggaggaaaaggaagTGGAGGTTCCTAAAGGGAAGGTTGACATGAAGAAGCTCCCAAAGCACGTCCGGGAGATGCAGGAGGCACTTGCGAAGAGGCAGGAAGCGGAGGAGCGGAAAaagaaagaggaggaggaacGTCTgaggaaagaggaggaggagcgtctgaggaaagaggaggaggagaggaaggcggaggaagcaaagaagaggaagaaggagagggagaaggagaagctgctcaagAAGAAGCTGGAGGGTAAGCTCTTGACAGGGAAGCAGAAGGAGGAAGCCAAGAGGTTAGAAGCCATGAGGAGACAATTTCTTGAGCAGAGTGAAGTTCAAGTAGCTGATGGTGCTGCCCCTGAGATAAAGAAGAAGCCTAAGTATGAaagcaagaagaagaaaactCAAACAAAGGCTTCTGAGTCTCTCAAGGTAGCTGAAGAACAACAGCCAGAGGTAAATGAAGCCAACATTGACGAAGAAGAGTATGTCATGGTGGATCAGGAATCTCAGTCTCAGGTCGAGGAATCTGAGACGAAAACAGAACCTGATCAAGAGGCTGAAGAGTCgaaacaagaagaggaggaagatgaagatgactGGGATGCAAAGAGCTGGGATGATATCGATGTGAATTTGCCAAAGACAAATGCttttgaggaggaagaggagaaggaggagaagcccGTTACAGTGCCTACAGTTCCTGCTGTAAAAAATGTTGCTCCGCCTGTTAATAAAAACTCCAAAAAGAGTGAAAATGAAGATGCTGGTCCCAGTAATGGAGTTACTACTAAAAGGAATAAAGGGAAGAAAGGATCTTCTTCTAAAGACGATGACACTAAAAATGATAGCAACCTTCGTTCACCAATCTGTTGCATCCTTGGTCATGTCGATACTGGAAAGACAAAGCTACTAGATTGTATCAGACGAACTAATGTACAAGAAGGAGAAGCTGGAGGTATTACTCAACAGATTGGGGCTACATACTTCCCAACTGAAAACATTAGGGAGAGAACAAGGGAATTGAAGGCCGATGCTACACTTAAGGTTCCAGGCCTGCTTGTTATTGATACTCCAGGCCACGAGTCCTTCAGTAATCTGCGTTCTAGAGGTTCAAGTTTATGCGACATTGCTATTTTGGTTGTTGACATTATGCATGGGCTCGAACCTCAGACAATTGAATCCCTGAACCTTTTGAAAGATCGAGAAGCAGTATTTATTGTTGCTTTGAACAAG GTTGATCGTCTCTATGGCTGGAAGCCTTGTCCTAATGCTCCTATCGGGAAGGCTTTACGACAACAAAATGAAGATGTCAAGATGGAGTTCAATACGAGGCTCACTGAT ATTGTGACACAATTCAAGATGCAAGGTGTGAATACTGCTTTGTACTACAAGAACAAGGAGATGGAAGATACGTTTAACATCGTGCCTACAAGTGCATTAAG TGGTGAAGGCATTCCTGATCTGCTTCTACTATTGGTTCAATGGGCACAAAAGACAATGGAAGAAAAGCTTACTTTTGTTGATGAAGTCCAG TGTACTGTGCTGGAAGTCAAGGTCATCGAAGGTCATGGCACTACAGTTGATGTTGTGCTGGTTAACGGTATGCTCCATGAAGGAGATCAAATAGTCGTGTGTGGTATGCAG GGGCCCATTGTGACAACCATCAGAGCTTTGTTAACACCACACCCGATGAAGGAGCTTCGAGTTAAG GGCACCTACCTTCACCATAAGAAGATCAGAGCCGCACAAGGAATTAAAATATCAGCACAG GGTCTTGAACATGCAATTGCGGGGACTGCTCTGTATGCGGTACGACCCGATGAGGATATAGAGGACCTGAAAGATGCTGTAATGGAAGAGATGGCAAGGGTTAGGAACCGGATTGATAAAAGTGGTGAGGGTGTATATGTGCAAGCATCAACGCTGGGGTCATTGGAAGCTCTCACTGAGTTCTTGAAGAGCCCTGCTGTGAATATCCCCTTCTGTGATTTCAGCATAGGGCCAGTCCACAAGAAAGATGTTATGAAGGCCAGTGTTATGCTTGAGAGGAAGAAAGAATACGCAACTATCTTGgcgtttgatgtcaaagtgatgCCCGATGCCCGTGATCTTGCAGAAGAGTCGGGTGTGAAGATCTTCGTGGCAGATATTATATACCACCTTTTTGACCAGTTTACAGCATACATTAAGAATgtaaaggaagagaagaagaaggaaagcgcCGAAGAAGCTGTTTTCCCCTGTGTTCTCAAGATTATGCCAAACTGTGTCTTCAACAAGAAGGATCCAATCGTTTTGGGTGTTGATATTCTTGAAGGAATAGCTAAG ATCGGGACGCCTATTTGCATACCCTCGAAAGAATTTATTGACATTGGGAAGATTGCCTCTATTGAAATTAATCACAAGCAAGTTGATACAGCCACAAAAGGGCAAAAGGTGGCTATAAAG ATTATCGGGACCAATTCTGATGAGCAGCAGAAGAGTTTCGGCAGGCACTTTGAAATGGAAGATGAGCTTGTCAGCCACATCACAAGGCGATCTATCGATCTTCTCAAAGCAAACTACAGG GATGAGTTGTCACTGGATGACTGGAAGCTTGTTGCGAAGCTGAAGAAGATATTGAACATACCATGA